TGGTCTTGGCTTTCAGCCAGGAAGATGGAAAGCGACGCGAAGTGGGTTCAGGTGAAGTTATTTCCGTGGAAGATGGTTCCTACACTGCAATTTTTGATTCCGACGATGTGGTGGTGGGCATGGATGCTTTGGTTCGCCAGTTTGCGCCTGAGATGGAAGCTGACCCGCTTTCTGCTATCCCGGACGATGAGTTCGCGGTGGTCGAGCCGGTGGAGAGTGCGGATCTCGATCCGAAAGCTGCGGCTGCGGCCTGTCTGAAGGCGATCGATGAATATCCGGAAGAATCCCGTTTTTACGCTCAGCTTGGTCGCGCCCTAGAAGCCGACGGCAAGCCAGCCAGCGCTATTCTCCAATACGAGAAAGCCCTTGCCTTGCGCTCAGATTATCCAGTGGTGCTGCACAATCTCGCGAAGCTACGTTTTTATGGACCTGAAGAGCTTCGGGATTTCGATACCGCAAGAAAATATTTCCAGCGTGCTGCTGAGCTCGGATTCACCGCTTCATTGCCAGTAATCGGTTCCATGGCCCGTGATGCGATGGGAGGTGAGCGCGATTTCGCTTCCGCGGCGGAGTGGTTCTCAATCGCCGCCGAGCAAGGTAATCCTTACTCCCAAAACGCTTTGGCGGAATGCTACGAAAACGGTTGGGGCATCGATCAAGACATCAGCAAAGCTCTACTGTGGTATCGCAGTGCGGCAGAATTAAGCTATGTGCCCGCCTATCGTAACCTCGGACGAGTTTTCCAGAAGGGAATCGGCGTTACTGCCAGTGAGCAGAAGGCATTTGATTGGTTTTCGCGGGCAGCTGAGAAGGAGGACATGGAATCCCAATATCAGGTTGGTCTGGCATTTCTTTACGGTAAAGGCGTCATGCACAGCGAGGAATACGGAATCGATTGGCTAACGAAGGCTGCCGATGCCGGACACTCCAAGGCTATGCGTACGATCGCTTCCTTTTACTACGACCGTGGCGACTCGAAGAATGGTAAGCTCGATATGGCCGCCGTTTGGTACAAGAAGGCCGCGGCCAATGGAGACGCAGTCGCTCAGTACAGCCTAGGCTCCATGTTCGAAAAGGGCGAAGGTATCGACCGCGATAAGACTTCGGCTATCGATTGGTACCGCAAAGCGGCTCGCCAAGGTCATAGCGAATCACAAAAGCGTCTCGTTCGCCTCAAGGCAGACTGGTAGGAAGACTATTTCAGGCGAGCTGGTACCTCGCGAAAAGAGACATCAGGTTCTCTATCTAGTGAATAGGGGAGTCGGTTTGTGGGAACCGGCTCCCTTCTTCATTTCTGGCAAGGCGATCGGGGAAACTATTCTCCCTGATCGTTGCCTTTTTTGCAGACCCCTGTGGCCCGGAGCTCTTCGCAAGAAGCGGTCACCTGGAGTCGTTGGCTAATGGGGGTAAGGCCTAGTTTGCTCGAAACGCTGTTCCCGTACCACTGCAGAAAAGGGGCGCTGATCTCGAAGATTTTCTGGCAATCGTTGCAGATTACTTGGGCCTTGTGAGGGTCCTCCTCCGTGTTGGGCATGTAGTACATAGTGCTGGAGCCTATGTCTACTTCTCGAACTAAGTTGCTCTCCACTAGGATTGGCAAAGAACGGTAGACGGTCGCGCGGGATACGGTGCGGTCGATCTCCCTTGCTTTGTCCAGTAGCTCCTCCGCGGTGAAATGAGAGGTTTCCTTGAAGACCGCTTCGAAGATTGCCATGCGTTGGCCGGTCATGCGCAAGTTGTGCTTTACCAAGAAGCTTTTGAACTTTTCTCTGCAGTCGTCGATCGTCACGTGCTCGAATCTCAATACAATCTCAATAACTGTCAACCGATAAGGGACGAGGATTATTCAGCCCGATGAGTCTCGATACGACAGTGGTTTGCGTGTGGCTGATGTCCGGATTCGATCGTCCGCTGCACTACCGATTGCCAGCTTCGATGGAGGACATGGCGCAACCTGGTTCGCTGGTCAGAGTTCCGCTTGGGAGACGTCAGGTCATAGGCTTGATCGTGGAAAAGGACTGCGAGCCGGAAGTTTCCTTGATGCAACTGAAGCTTGTTTTGGACCTGGTTTATCCGACTCCAATCATGACGCCGGAATTGCTCAAGCTAGGCGCTTGGCTGCGTCAGTACTATGGAGCGAGTATCCAAAACGTATTGGAGACAATGATACCCGGTCCGGTACGTCAGGGTATGAAGGCCAAGAGCGACAAGTACGTTTCCGCGAACAAGTCCGTGGATTCGGAGTCTTTGGCAAACTTGGAGCGTAAGGCTCCCAAACAATTTGAGCTCTACCAGTTTTTGGCTCAACAATTTCGCGCCCAGAAAAAGAGTCTGGTGCTTAGCCGTCTCGGCGCCTCCCCGGCCGCTTACAATGGTCTTTTGAAAAAGGGTTTTATCGTCGAGGAATCTCGCAAGGTCGAGCGAGTCGCGTACGACGACGAACTCGGGGACGTGGAATACGCCTCCAAGCAGGAGATCGTCTTGAATGAAGAGCAATCTGCTTGTGTAGACAGCATCTCGCTTAGCTTGAAAGCTGGAAAGTTCGCGACCCACTTGCTTTACGGAGTTACTGGCTCTGGTAAAACGGAGGTCTACATTGCGGCGATGGAGGAAGCCCTCCGAGCGGGTAAGAGCGTACTCTTCCTAGTCCCCGAAGTCGCCCTAACGCCGCAAACAGTGGGGCGTTTGCGTTCTCGCTTCACCGAGCACAAAGATGCTCATGCGGTGGTTTGGCACAGCAGCCTCTCGGATGGGGAGCGCTTGGATGCCTGGATGGCTTTGGCCAACGGGACTGCTCGCGTTGTGGTAGGGGCTCGCTCCGCGGTCTTCGCTCCTTTGGAGAAACTTGGTTTAGTTATTGTAGACGAAGAGCATGAGCCGGCCTTTAAGCAAGATGAGAGCCCTCGCTATCATGGACGAGACGTAGCCGTTTACCGTTCTTATCTGGAGCAAGTGGTTTGTGTATTGGGTAGCGCGACGCCTTCGCTAGAAACCTATCGCAACGTAAAGCTTGGGAAGTATAAGGTGGATCGCTTGACCAAGCGTATCGATGATCGTCAGCTCCCCATGATGCATATCGTGGATATGCGGATCGAGATGATGCGTACCCGAAAACCGGTTACGATCAGTTCCTTGCTTGCCCAAAAGCTGCGCGACCGTTGGGAAAAGGGTGAGCAAAGTATCCTGTTTATCAATCGGCGTGGCTACAATTCGACCATGTTGTGCAACGAGTGCGGCCATGTGGAGGAATGCAAACACTGCAGCCTGCCTATGACCTTTCACCGTAGCGACAACACCCTCAAATGTCACCTATGTGGTCATGAGGCAGAGCCTCCGTGGCGTTGTCCTGAGTGCAACAGTGATCAGATTCGTGGTAAGGGTTCTGGCACGCAACGTATCGAGGATGTGGTGAAGAGCATCTTACCCAAAGCTAGTATTGTCAGAATCGATACGGACACGATGGGGAAGAAACATCTGTTTCGAGAGATCTTAGGAGACTTCCGAAAGGGAAAAATCGATTTGTTGGTGGGAACTCAGATGATCGCCAAAGGATTAGATTTTCCGAACGTGACTTTGGTTGGAATGGTGGACGCGGATCTGTCTCTGCATGTACCAGACTTTCGGGCCAACGAGCGAACCTTTCAGCTTTTGGTGCAAGTTTCGGGACGGGCGGGACGCGGCGACTTGGCTGGAGAGGTGGTGGTGCAAACCTTTACCCCGCACGCCGAGCCGATCCAATTCGCCAGGCGCGGGGAGGTGGATGCTTTTCTGGAAGTGGAAATCGAGTCCCGCGAGCAATTCCAGTATCCTCCGTTTCGGCATTTGGTTCGACAGGTCTTTCGCAGCCGAAATGCAGACAAGGCCATGTTTTTCGCTGAGCAATTCGCTCGAAAGCTGGAAGCCAGAGTTGGCGGCAAGATCGAAATGCGCGGGCCGACTCCTTGCTCGATCGAGAAGATGAAGGACCAGTACCGCTTCCACATCTGGTATTTCACTCAGAATGTAAGCGCCTTGATGCGAGATCTAAAAGCCGTGGAAGCGGAAATTCCGTTTCCCAAAGACGTGGTTCAGATCTTCGACGTCGATCCTATGTCGGTGAGTTGAGGCCCGGTCTGCGGAGGTATTTTCCGGATTTTGGTAAAGGAACTCAGAGTCCCGCCGTTTAATATAGGCAGATGAGCTTACGCTCCTCTAAACAATACGACTCTCTCCCACGTAGCCTCGAGACTTTGGTTGGTCTCGAGGTTTGGTCGTATCTGAATTCTATTTTTGATGCAGATCGGCTAGATCGCCGAGACCCATTGGCCTAATTGTTCAAAAGTCTTTTGGGCACCACGGGCCAATTGTTCAAAGCCTTTGGGGGTGGATGCTTGGCTTTGAAGATTCTCCTTTAGTCGAGTCCATTGCTCGGGATCTGGGCCCAATTCGAAAAAACGTCTGGGCGCATCGGGAAGGGAGGTGGCAATTCTCCTTTCGATGATGACCGCTCCGTGGCGAGAACCGTGCAAGGCGTAGCAACAGCCTAGGGCAGCGAGCTTATTGTCCATCCAGTCGAAGTCTGGTTCGGGAGACTGATCCGTATTGATCTTCAACTGCTGTAGGTCCTCTTCGAGTCGAGAGGCCGCGAGCTCCAGAGAGAACTCCTCCCAAACGGCCAGCTCAGTCCGCCTCTGCTCCGCTGAGCTGAAAAACCCGTGGTAGGCGACAAGGACTTTCTGGTATGTCTTGAGGTCCAGATCTGGTCTCATTAGCTGACTGAGAATCGGATGCCGGTGCAGGGCTTCGTGGACGGATCGAGTTCTCTCCACGAGCGTCTGGTGTACGTCGATTACGGGGGACTGATCATGTCTTTTGGATTGCATCTCGCTCATTACACGGAGGTGTCATTTTTTGATTCGCATAGAGGTACCGATTCGCAATGGCAACCTCTGTTCCATTCTTTGGCGAGCCTCGCTAGATCGAGCTTATGGCTGAGGACTCATAGTTTAGAGTCGCAATCACCCTCATGCTCTTTTCACATCGCCGCCATGCGGATCTACTTTCTGGGAATTGCAGGAACAGCTATGGGCAATGCGGCTTTGCTTTTGCGAGCGATGGGGCATGAGGTCATGGGATGTGACCAAGCGGTTTTCCCTCCCATGAGCACCCTGCTGGAGGAGGCTGGAATCGAAATCATGCAAGGCTACAGCGCCGATCGTCTTCGTGAGTTGGATCCAGATCTCGTTGTAGTGGGAAACGCATACTCCCGAGGGAATGAGGAAGTCGAATTCCTGTTGCAGAGCCGTTCGATTGATTACGCTTCCCTGCCAGAGGTGATTCTACGTCATGTACTGAGCAAGCGAAGAAATATCGTCATAACAGGGACCCATGGAAAGACGACCACCACCGCTCTGACTTCGTTTTTGCTAGAGCAAGCGAATGCAAATCCTGGATACATGATTGGTGGAGCTCCGCTTGACCCCGAAAAAGGCTGGTCGGTAGGTCAAGACGGAGGTGCTTTTGTGATCGAAGGAGACGAGTACGACAGCGCTTTTTTCGACAAGCGAAGCAAGTTTATCCATTACTTACCTAACATCGTGGTGCTCAATAATCTCGAGTTTGATCACGCCGATATCTTCCGGGATTTGCAGGACGTTAAACGAACCTTCTCTCATCTGTTGCGACTCATCCCTTCCAATGGGTATTTACTCGTCAACTCTGATGATGAAAACGCTCTTTCTCTCTCAGAACTAGATTTTACCACGGTGTATCGAGTCGGGTTGTCAGGAAATTCCGATTTGTGTATCGGGAATTATGAGACAACGCCTCTAGGTTCTCGTTTCGACCTCTTTTGGCAGGGCAAGCTTTGGCAATCTGTTGATTGGCGTTTAACTGGACTCTTTAACGCTCGAAATGCGGCGATGGCCAGTTTGGCAGCTGCTCTGTCGCAAACCGAGGATCCATTGGGTTTTGATCTTAAATCGCTGGATGGTTTCCGCGGCGTGAAGCGACGTCAGCAAATTAGGGTAGAGCGCAAGGGGTTGACCGTTATCGAGGACTTCGGGCATCACGCCACTGCGGTACGCGATACTTTGTCCGCGTTGCGTAGCCGATTCCCGGATACGAAAATTGTCGCTTGTTTCGAGCCTCGCAGTAATACCTCCCGTCTCGAGATCATGAGGGCTCCCACTATCGAGGCTCTGAGCAATGCCGACCTTGCCTACATCGGGGCAGTGAAAAGCGGCAATAGCGTTGGGGTTGAGCTAATGGACACGAGTTCATTGGCGGCCGATTTGCGCGAAGCGGGTACGGAGGCAAAGGCTTTTGAAAACAACGAAGACCTCTACAGAGCTCTCCGATCCCTGGCCGGTACTTCGGACGGGAAAACTTTGGTTATCTTCTTCACCAATGGCTCTTTTGGAGGCGTGATCGATCGATTTGTGTCACTTTGCCAAGAGGCCTAAATTCGCGTCTGAGCACGCTTTTTTCTGAGAGTCCTAAAAAGGCAGCTCCTATACTCTGATGCGGTATATCAGTTTTCTTAATGATAAGCGGAACTAATTATCCTGCGCTTGCGGTATTCTGAACGTTTCTTACGGTGGCGCCCATGGCATCTCCAGAATTCAAGTACCAGCCCATCATCGAAACGGGCAAGGACGACACCGAATATCGTCACCTCACTAACGAGTTTGTTTCCGTTTCCGAATTTGAAGGGCAGGAAATCCTAAAGGTCGACCCCGCCGCTCTTACCTACCTGGCGAAGACGGCGATTCGCGACGTTTCCTTCATGTTGCGTCCGGCTCACCTCAAGCAGGTGGCAGCGATCCTTGAGGATCCAGAAGCGTCCGAGAATGATCGCCACGTCGCGCTGACCTTGCTCCGCAATGCCGAAGTTTCGGCCCAAGGCGTGTTGCCCTTCTGTCAGGATACGGGGACTGCAATTGTGATGGGCAAAAAAGGCCAGCGAGTCTGGACCAACGGTTGCGACGAGGAGGCTTTGTCCAAAGGCATCTACGAGACGTACGCCAACGAGAATCTTCGCTACTCGCAGACCGCTCCGATCTCCATGTACGAGGAGAAGAATACTGGCACTAACCTTCCAGCTCAGATCGACCTGTATGCGACCGAAGGGGCGGAGTACAAATTCCAGTTTCTCTGTAAAGGCGGAGGTTCGGCCAACAAGACTTTCCTCTACCAAGAGACCAAGGCTCTGCTCAATCCGGAGCGACTCGAGAGCTTCTTGGTCGAGAAGATGATGAGCCTCGGTACGGCAGCTTGCCCACCGTACCACTTATGTTTCGTGATCGGCGGCACTTCGGCGGAAGCGAACCTCAAGTACGTGAAGCTGGCTTCGACGAAGTACTTGGACAACATGCCAACCTCCGGCAACGACCTCGGCCGTGGATTCCGCGACATCGAGTTGGAAAACAAGATTTTGGAACGCGCCAAGGAGTGCGGAATCGGAGCTCAATTCGGCGGCAAGTACTTTGCCCTCGATGTTCGTATCATTCGTCTGCCTCGCCACGGAGCCAGCTGCCCAGTAGGTATAGGCGTTTCCTGCTCCGCGGACCGCAACATCAAGGCGAAGATCAACAAGGACGGTCTTTGGGTCGAACAACTCGAAGGCGATCCCGCTCGTTTCATTCCAGAAGCCTTCAAGGCTAAGGCGGAAAAGAAGGTTATCGAACTCGATCTCAACCGTCCGATGAAGGAGATCCTCGCGGAGCTGACTCAGTATCCGGTTCAGACTCGCTTGTCCTTGAAGGGCACCATCATCGTGGCTCGCGATATTGCTCACGCAAAATTGAAAGAACGCCTCGATCGCGGCGAGGGGCTTCCTCAGTACGTCAAGGATCACCCGATCTACTACGCAGGTCCGGCTAAGACTCCAAAGGGTCTGCCATCCGGAAGCTTTGGTCCGACTACAGCGGGTCGTATGGACTCCTATGTGGAGCAATTCCAGGCCGCGGGCGGTAGCATGATCATGCTGGCCAAAGGAAATCGCAGCCAGCAGGTAACCGATGCGTGTAAGGCTCACGGAGGATTCTATCTCGGTTCGATCGGTGGACCGGCGGCGATCTTGGCCCAGGAAAGCATTAAGAAGGTTGAGCTCGTCGAGTACGAAGAGCTCGGTATGGAAGCGATCTGGAAGATCGAAGTAGAAGACTTCCCTGCCTTCATTCTGGTGGACGACAAAGGAAATGACTTCTTCAAGCTGATCCGCGAGCAAGCGGTCAAGTGCGCTAAATAAGCTATCCCTTTAGCTTTTGATCCCTTTCCGAAGGCGGGCCGATTGGTCCGCCTTTTTTGTGCAGTTATCCTAATGATTAGAAGTCTGAGTATAATATGCTTTTATGTTGAGCATTAGAAACAGCTTGCTTTGAGGTTCTGCCGATCTTCTATCGCAAGGCAATGCCTGAAGCTGAGTCCAAGCGTCCCCTCTACATCCCCTACGCAGGTCCTGTCCTGCTCGAAGTTCCCTTGTTAAACAAAGGAAGCGCTTTCACGGAGCGCGAACGACGGGAGTTCAATCTCGAGGGCTTGCTGCCCCACTGTATCGAAACAATCGAGGAGCAGCGTGATCGCGTATACCATCAGTTTTGCGAGCTCACCACACGGATGGATAAGCATATCTATTTGCGAGGTATCCAGGATACAAACGAGACGCTCTACTATTCGTTGCTGACGCACTATCTGGAAGAGATGTTGCCGTTGATTTATACTCCGACTGTAGGCGAGGCGTGCCAGAAGTTTTCGCAGATCTACCGCCGCAAGCGTGGTCTTTTCATTAGCTACGACGATCGCGATAAGATTGACCGCATCCTACGAAATGCGACCAAGAAGAAGGTTAACGTAATCGTCGTCACGGATGGTGAGCGTATTCTGGGTCTCGGCGACCAGGGAATCGGCGGGATGGGAATCCCGATTGGCAAGCTCGCTATCTATTCCGCGTGTGGAGGTATCAGCCCAGCGAATACGTTGCCGATTACGCTTGATGTGGGTTGCGACAATCCGGATTTGGTCAACCAAACGATGTATATGGGGAAACGCTCTCCACGTATCCGAGGTGAGGCGTATTTCGAATTTGTAGACAAATTCATCAAGGCGGTGAAGGACCTTTGGCCGGACGTGCTCTTGCAGTTTGAGGACTTCGCCCAGCCCAACGCGATGCCTTTGCTCAAGCGCTACAAGGACGAGCTTTGTTGTTTCAACGACGACATTCAAGGAACCGCGGCTGTGGCGGCAGGCACTTTGCTCGCGGCCTGTGATCGCAAAGGCGAAACCCTCGCGGATCAGCGTGTCTGCTTCGTGGGCTCAGGTTCCGCTGGCTGCGGGATTGCTTCTCACCTCGTTGCTCACCTTAGGGCTCAAGGCCTCTCCGAGGCGGAGGCCAAGTCTCGTATGTTCATGGTGGATCGTGATGGTCTGCTCACTACAGACATGAAGGGGTTGCTCGACTTCCAGCAAGAGCTGGCTCAGGACGAAAAGCTCGCAGATCCTTGGCGTGACGCGGATGGTAAGGTATCGCTGGAAAGCTTGATCAAGGGCGCGAAGCCGACCGTGCTGATTGGCGTATCCGGTCAGTTTGGACTGTTTAAGGAAAGCCAGATCCGAGCTATGGCTAAGCAAGTGGAGCGGCCGATCATCCTGCCTTTGTCCAATCCGACCAGCCTTGCGGAAGCGACACCAGAAGATGTCATCACTTGGACGGATGGAGCGGCCATCGTGGCGACGGGAAGCCCGTTTGATCCGGTTTCCTACAAGGGAACGACGCACCAGATTTCGCAGTGCAACAACAGCTATATTTTCCCGGGGATCGGACTTGGCGTGTTGGCTTGTCGTGCCACTCGAGTAACGGAAGGCATGTTGATCGCCGCTAGCCGCACCTTGGCCGATAGTGCTCCGCATCAAAGAGGAACGGGACAGCCGCTCTTGCCTGCCTTGAACGAAATCCGCGATTTGAGCCGCTTGATCGCTCGCCGCGTGGCGCGTCAGGCCATGGAAGAGGGGGTTGCCTTGGACATGACGGAGCTCGCCCTGGAACGCTCCATCGACCGGGTTTTCTGGGAGCCGCAATACCGCCGCTACCAGCGGACGTCTCTCTAGGTCGCGCGATTGTTTCTGAGGAAGGGGCGGAAGGAGGTTGAAAAACCGCTTCCAAATTCGCAAATCTGGGTCGTGCTAAAACGACTCGCTCTCTCTCTTTTGGTTACTGGTCCGCTGCTCTCAACGCTCATGGCGGTGAGTGGCGTGGTCTATTCGGACCTCAACAAAAACGGCAAGCTGGACTCTGGAGAGCCGGGAATCGAAGGTGTTTTGGTCACCAATGGAAATCAAGTGCTGGCGAGCGACGAGTCGGGGCATTACGAACTGACGGAAGAGGGGGGCGACTTCGTTTTTGTGGTTATCCCAAACGGTTGGGAGACACGCCTAACCGATGACCGGCGTCCGCTCTACTATCATGACTCCAGTTTGGAGACTGCGAATTTTCCGCTTTGGAAAACGGAAAAGAAGTCGGTTGCCAAAGCCTTGGTCCTTGCAGATACGCAGACTTACACGGAGACCGACGTTGGCTACCTCCGCGATTCCACCGTGGAAGCGATTCTGGCTAGCGGAGAGAAGTTCGATTTCGGGGTAACTCTCGGTGATGTGGTGAACGACGACTTGAGTCTGCTGCCCAAGGTTAACCGTGCCCTGTCTCGCATCGACTCCACTTTTTATTACGTCAATGGTAACCACGACCTCGACTTCGACGCCGTTGTCGATGGAGAGGCGGTGGCGAGTTTCGAGGCACTGTATGGTCCCGCCAATTTCGCATTCGAATCGGGCCCGGCTCTGTTCATCGGTTTGGATGATGTGCGCTTCCCAGTGGATGTGAATGGCCGCAAAACGTACATCGGCGGATTGCGCGAGGATCAGTTTGTATGGTTGGAGAATCTGTTGGCCTTTGTACCCAAAGAAAAGCCTTTGGTCTTGATGGCTCACATCCCTATGTTTCAACCGGATATCGACGGAGTGGATACGTTTAGGGTCGCGGACCGGGAACGGCTTTTTGATCTTTTGAAAGGTCGTACGAATAGTATGTTCCTTAGCGGCCATACGCATTACCAGCGTCACTATTTTCATGAAGAAGAGCAGGGCTGGGTCGGCGAGTCGCCACTTCACGAATACAATGTGGCGGCAGCTTGCGGGTCGTTTTGGGGTGGACCTCTGGACGAGAACGGAATTCCAGTCTCGACCATGTGGGATGGCACTCCACCTGGTTTCGCGATATTGAAAGTGACCGCTGATGGCTTCCGTAGCGAGTATCGCCCCACCAGTTTCCCGGCTGATTACCAGATCGGTTTAACCGTTCCTAAGCGGATAAAGGAAGGGCAGGGTTGGGTTTCTTTTTATGCCAACGTATTCGATGGCCATGAAGGCTGGACTGTGACGGCCCGAATCGACGAAAGAGAGCAAAGTCGAGGTATGGGCCATACGCTTGCATGGGATCCTGGATACGTGGCCGCTTATCTGGCACAGGACGATGAAGGACAGCCGCTTCCGGAAAAGCGACTGCCGGATCCAAAGATCTGTTTCCACTTGTGGAAGGGCTACTTCCCCTCGGACATGAATACGGGAGAGCATCAGGTCACGGTGACTGCGACGCATCCGGATGGTCGCAGCTTTGAGGCCAAGGCAAGTTTTTCAGTCGAGCCTTAATGGGCTAGGTCTCCAAGCTTCTTGCATCCGGCCACTGGCCCTCCAAATTAGTTCGCTATGAGAACATCGAATCCTGCCCTTTCAGACAAAGCCTTCGAAACCGATCACCGCGCAACGGGCGACGGAGCAATGACCATCAACGGTACGGTCAACAAGACTGGCTTGCTGGTTTGTTTGCTATGGGTAGCGGCTATTTTTACTTGGGAAAAGACCTTTGCCGCCACTGACCCGACTGCACTCTATCCGTGGATGATTGGCGGAAGCATAGGTGGATTGGTTTTGGCCATGATCACCATTTTCAAGAAGACGGCAGCACCGATCACCGCTCCGCTCTATGCTATCGTGGAAGGGCTGGTATTGGGGGTCCTCTCCGCCTTTATGGAAATGCAGTTTCCGGGAATCGTCTTTCAAGCTGTGCTGCTTACCTTCGGTGTACTTTTCGCTCTGCTGCTTGCTTATAAAACCGGCGTTATCAAGGCCACGGAGAATTTCAAACTCGGCGTAGCGGCGGCGACTGGTGGCATCTTCATCGTCTACATGCTTTCGATGGTGCTAGGATTCTTTGGAGTATCGATACCCTTGATACATGAAAGTGGAGCCGTCGGAATAGCCTTCAGTCTGTTTGTGGTGGTGATTGCCGCACTAAATTTGGTTCTCGATTTCGACTTTATCGAAAACGGGGCTGCACGCGGTGCTCCTAAATACCTCGAATGGTACGCGGCGTTTGGCCTTCTTGTGACGCTGGTCTGGCTTTACGTGGAACTGCTGCGATTGCTTTCGAAATTGCGTAGCCGTTAGCCCGCGTTGGACGAGCTTAGCCGGACTTGAAAAAGATATTCCGGATCTTCTTGCCGCCTTCGATCTTGTGCAGGTTTTGCAAGATGAGGCGCTTGTTGAACTCCAGTTCTTGGCGAATCACAGGATTGGATACGGCGATCAGGAGGGTTCGTTCCTTTTCTATGCGCGAGGGGCTGCAGTTGCGAGCGTTGGCGGCTCCGACAATTTGCGGCCAGTTTTGAGTGATGCGATCCTCTAGGGAGTCGACGCCGATCTTGTATTTGGCGAGGATGCGATCGACCACTCCGCTAATGTCACGCTCCGTTTTCGGGGCTTCTCCCGGATAGTTTTCCGGAATGCCTCGAAAGTTGGAAATAAGACGCTCCACACTTTTGCGGAACTTGTAGGGTTGGTCGGCCACAGCGAGGAAGATTGAACTGCAGCCCGCAGTTAGGGAAGCGTTAAGTTAACGCCGCCCGAAGACGGCGTTGCGCGAAACGTATCGCCTAGTCGCCGTTGGGTTTGAAGAGGACCTTGCCAGTCTTGCCTGCTTTGGAGGCGTGGGCGAGGGCTTCCTGCCAATCTTCTAGCGGGTAAGTCGCTGCTACGTCTACGTGGATCTTCGCCTTTTCCATGAAGGTGAAGAGCTCATTGTGGAGGGCGGTGATTTCTTCGCGAGGGGCAGTCTTGTACCACTTGCTAACCCAGAATCCGCGCAGGGAGATGTCGTTGAAAATCAAGTACCGGGTCGGGAAAGGAGCGGGATCGCGATCCATGCCACCGAAGGTGATCAAGGTTCCCTTGTCCTCGAGGAGCTTACACATGCCGAGCGAGCTCGAACCGCCTACGGAGTTGAGGGCGATCTTCGCCTTTTTGCCTTCGGTGAATTTGAGAGCGGCTTTTGCGGCGTCGCGATCGTCGATCAACACGATGCTGGCACCCAGTTTTTTCAAATTCTCCTCCGCATCCAGGCTGCGCACGAGATTAATGGTTTTGATACCGAGGTGGTTGGCGATCTGGATAACCAGTTTTCCAACAGCCGAT
This region of Pelagicoccus albus genomic DNA includes:
- a CDS encoding fumarate hydratase — translated: MASPEFKYQPIIETGKDDTEYRHLTNEFVSVSEFEGQEILKVDPAALTYLAKTAIRDVSFMLRPAHLKQVAAILEDPEASENDRHVALTLLRNAEVSAQGVLPFCQDTGTAIVMGKKGQRVWTNGCDEEALSKGIYETYANENLRYSQTAPISMYEEKNTGTNLPAQIDLYATEGAEYKFQFLCKGGGSANKTFLYQETKALLNPERLESFLVEKMMSLGTAACPPYHLCFVIGGTSAEANLKYVKLASTKYLDNMPTSGNDLGRGFRDIELENKILERAKECGIGAQFGGKYFALDVRIIRLPRHGASCPVGIGVSCSADRNIKAKINKDGLWVEQLEGDPARFIPEAFKAKAEKKVIELDLNRPMKEILAELTQYPVQTRLSLKGTIIVARDIAHAKLKERLDRGEGLPQYVKDHPIYYAGPAKTPKGLPSGSFGPTTAGRMDSYVEQFQAAGGSMIMLAKGNRSQQVTDACKAHGGFYLGSIGGPAAILAQESIKKVELVEYEELGMEAIWKIEVEDFPAFILVDDKGNDFFKLIREQAVKCAK
- a CDS encoding NAD-dependent malic enzyme, encoding MPEAESKRPLYIPYAGPVLLEVPLLNKGSAFTERERREFNLEGLLPHCIETIEEQRDRVYHQFCELTTRMDKHIYLRGIQDTNETLYYSLLTHYLEEMLPLIYTPTVGEACQKFSQIYRRKRGLFISYDDRDKIDRILRNATKKKVNVIVVTDGERILGLGDQGIGGMGIPIGKLAIYSACGGISPANTLPITLDVGCDNPDLVNQTMYMGKRSPRIRGEAYFEFVDKFIKAVKDLWPDVLLQFEDFAQPNAMPLLKRYKDELCCFNDDIQGTAAVAAGTLLAACDRKGETLADQRVCFVGSGSAGCGIASHLVAHLRAQGLSEAEAKSRMFMVDRDGLLTTDMKGLLDFQQELAQDEKLADPWRDADGKVSLESLIKGAKPTVLIGVSGQFGLFKESQIRAMAKQVERPIILPLSNPTSLAEATPEDVITWTDGAAIVATGSPFDPVSYKGTTHQISQCNNSYIFPGIGLGVLACRATRVTEGMLIAASRTLADSAPHQRGTGQPLLPALNEIRDLSRLIARRVARQAMEEGVALDMTELALERSIDRVFWEPQYRRYQRTSL
- a CDS encoding calcineurin-like phosphoesterase C-terminal domain-containing protein; the protein is MLKRLALSLLVTGPLLSTLMAVSGVVYSDLNKNGKLDSGEPGIEGVLVTNGNQVLASDESGHYELTEEGGDFVFVVIPNGWETRLTDDRRPLYYHDSSLETANFPLWKTEKKSVAKALVLADTQTYTETDVGYLRDSTVEAILASGEKFDFGVTLGDVVNDDLSLLPKVNRALSRIDSTFYYVNGNHDLDFDAVVDGEAVASFEALYGPANFAFESGPALFIGLDDVRFPVDVNGRKTYIGGLREDQFVWLENLLAFVPKEKPLVLMAHIPMFQPDIDGVDTFRVADRERLFDLLKGRTNSMFLSGHTHYQRHYFHEEEQGWVGESPLHEYNVAAACGSFWGGPLDENGIPVSTMWDGTPPGFAILKVTADGFRSEYRPTSFPADYQIGLTVPKRIKEGQGWVSFYANVFDGHEGWTVTARIDEREQSRGMGHTLAWDPGYVAAYLAQDDEGQPLPEKRLPDPKICFHLWKGYFPSDMNTGEHQVTVTATHPDGRSFEAKASFSVEP
- a CDS encoding Bax inhibitor-1/YccA family protein; this encodes MRTSNPALSDKAFETDHRATGDGAMTINGTVNKTGLLVCLLWVAAIFTWEKTFAATDPTALYPWMIGGSIGGLVLAMITIFKKTAAPITAPLYAIVEGLVLGVLSAFMEMQFPGIVFQAVLLTFGVLFALLLAYKTGVIKATENFKLGVAAATGGIFIVYMLSMVLGFFGVSIPLIHESGAVGIAFSLFVVVIAALNLVLDFDFIENGAARGAPKYLEWYAAFGLLVTLVWLYVELLRLLSKLRSR
- a CDS encoding DciA family protein, producing MADQPYKFRKSVERLISNFRGIPENYPGEAPKTERDISGVVDRILAKYKIGVDSLEDRITQNWPQIVGAANARNCSPSRIEKERTLLIAVSNPVIRQELEFNKRLILQNLHKIEGGKKIRNIFFKSG
- a CDS encoding MDR family NADPH-dependent oxidoreductase, yielding MSKHATTALRHEEFGKPEEVLKLETLELPELKPGQALLKILASPINPADMGRVGGTYGDLADLPAAAGLEGVAEIVETNGDCQFKVGQHVFVPSVNGAWQSHTIVDCCELYPAPEKLSVEQAAMGWVNPATAWKLMHDFAQLQAGDIIVQNAATSAVGKLVIQIANHLGIKTINLVRSLDAEENLKKLGASIVLIDDRDAAKAALKFTEGKKAKIALNSVGGSSSLGMCKLLEDKGTLITFGGMDRDPAPFPTRYLIFNDISLRGFWVSKWYKTAPREEITALHNELFTFMEKAKIHVDVAATYPLEDWQEALAHASKAGKTGKVLFKPNGD